In the Telopea speciosissima isolate NSW1024214 ecotype Mountain lineage chromosome 2, Tspe_v1, whole genome shotgun sequence genome, one interval contains:
- the LOC122652709 gene encoding sarcoplasmic reticulum histidine-rich calcium-binding protein-like, whose protein sequence is MDSKKFIQLVEEKKKRILEKKEAPLKWEQKLEAAAKAKADAEAKQKKLKVAKRKGKSASSSDDDSDGHSSDAGRTAKRTHRKPSHRKHGYSDSSGENERKKEMEFRRRSKKRSTRSDNDSSSDEYESGSEEDHRKKRAHKRRHRHRSLRSNSSDSDSSDESEGENAWKNHARHHKRHRRSSDDSSDPDGNKRQHERRHKRHCRFSADDSRSSESDHKRERSRSLEKSSDENHDELGKPRKHKKCSQLHRHHHHRHHHHHHHNHNPHRTNDSCDHQPHHLPKQNEKHLENGEHTEL, encoded by the coding sequence ATGGATAGCAAGAAGTTCATCCAGTTGGttgaggagaaaaagaagagaatcttggagaagaaagaagccCCCTTGAAATGGGAACAGAAGCTAGAAGCTGCTGCAAAGGCAAAAGCTGATGCTGAAGCAAAACAGAAGAAGTTGAAAGTTGCGAAGCGTAAGGGAAAATCTGCATCATCATCTGATGATGATAGTGACGGTCACAGCAGTGATGCAGGGAGGACAGCAAAAAGAACTCACAGGAAGCCATCACACAGGAAGCATGGCTACTCTGATTCATCTGgtgagaatgagagaaagaaagagatggaattCAGGCGGCGGTCAAAAAAGCGCTCCACAAGATCAGATAATGATAGCAGTAGTGATGAATATGAGAGTGGGTCCGAGGAAGATCACAGGAAGAAGCGAGCTCACAAGAGGAGGCATAGGCACCGCAGTTTGAGGTCCAATTCAAGTGATTCAGATTCTAGTGATGAGAGTGAAGGAGAGAATGCTTGGAAAAATCATGCTAGGCACCACAAACGCCATCGCCGTTCCAGTGATGATTCTTCTGATCCTGATGGTAACAAACGTCAACATGAAAGGCGCCACAAGCGCCATTGCAGATTCAGTGCAGATGATTCCAGATCTTCAGAATCTGATCATAAGCGAGAGAGGAGCCGGTCTTTGGAGAAGTCATCAGATGAAAACCATGACGAATTAGGTAAACCAAGGAAGCATAAAAAATGTAGTCAATTGCACCGCCATCATCATCaccgccaccatcaccaccatcatcacaaCCATAATCCCCATCGTACCAATGACAGTTGTGATCATCAACCACATCATTTGCCTAAACAGAATGAAAAACACTTGGAGAATGGAGAGCACACGGAGCTTTAG